A region from the Pithys albifrons albifrons isolate INPA30051 chromosome Z, PitAlb_v1, whole genome shotgun sequence genome encodes:
- the TOPORS gene encoding E3 ubiquitin-protein ligase Topors, giving the protein MADPARRPAERARRRRAPREEGREPPSTGRCRTRLRVKAAAALSRTGSEVPAANMTPADKEFAEDSNFAPKASTSKLPTDASPDSKCPICLDRFDNVAYLDCCLHRFCFRCVQEWSKNKAECPLCKQPFFSIFHTIRAEDDFKEYVLSPLESSSFASPDGRRFRYRTTLTRERRTRGSPSRRMLSPPDNGMLFEGLSSEPVQHRHREIQQMIRRLASRRQASAEGRSLRQIQEEDMINFRRALYRTGVRIRSIQDGGRYRDISAEFFRHNPACLHRLVPWLKRELTVLFGAHGSLINIVQHIIMSNVTRYDLESQAFADDLKPFLLNRTEHFLHEFISFARCPFNLEAYDQHANYDCPAPSYEEGSHSDSSIITISPDVSYSQGPDNSLSVPGLGQAPWDDETPGPSYSISEEVRTTIASPLESSESSDEDSATGSRRTKLQTQLQNNADSNDSGSSSDNCVIVGYVKPLAERTPEVVELSSDSEESVREEKREDVKKQQPVQCHSWSDSEQSRSFSPDSPTYKEDVGSCRSCLSTEKTESKEGEKKKCKGKDLPPQVLNWSPSPGSDTVCSPWNHRLSIKRRSRSPQSCSQNSRGSHDHRSRREHHSKSQLKRRRSRSRESSKHRSRRSSRRSRAHDNRASLKSKRGSLSGESTPSREVSRSRSRSKGHSKRRSRSRDSDRYYVRDSYQSRHQWGSAFCSRKVFGDSYDSSSRRRTRSNTLYSRQSASPEYRIRSFIERTDLHSQRGLHERHYYCYERCRSRSRSSNRSRTPSGGTEKMKSEKPGGKRKYKTHHLENAFVESTSLERENDSKKTSSKFSDCCKNEDSLSDNRASTETKRKKRKKKMRSPSVEIVYEGKATDTTKHLKKKKKKHKKKHRKHHRSNLAHSSPVVITIDSDSSKEPDSIEWDSSITWTGTTQRNERENESPSSFLRRTGCEEIEGADKKHSIPTTREDLDGDVRNADVILQETAADQSVITVDTSSNTSHTETVTSHVQEAPAAPSSQPSSPRISFLECPERQPLILRLPKRLVNRSSWFDFPEEKM; this is encoded by the exons ATGGCGGACCCGGCCCGGCGCCCGGCGGAGCGCGCCCGACGCCGCCGCGCGCCGCGGGAGGAGGGGCGGGAGCCCCCCAGCACCGGGCGCTGCCGGACGCGCCTCAGGGTGAAGGCGGCCGCGGCGCTGTCCCGCACAGGAAGCGAGGTCCCGGCGGCG AACATGACGCCAGCAGATAAAGAGTTTGCAGAAGACAGCAACTTTGCACCAAAAGCCAGCACCAGCAAGCTGCCAACAGATGCATCTCCTGACTCCAAGTGCCCCATCTGCCTGGATAGATTTGACAATGTTGCATACCTGGATTGCTGCTTGCATAGGTTCTGCTTCCGCTGTGTCCAAGAGTGgtcaaaaaacaaagcagaatgcCCCCTCTGCAAGCAACcgtttttttccattttccatacAATTCGTGCTGAAGATGACTTTAAGGAGTATGTACTCAGCCCTTTAGAAAGTAGCTCTTTTGCCAGCCCTGATGGTCGGAGATTTCGTTATCGTACTACCTTAACAAGGGAACGTCGCACTCGTGGTTCCCCTTCCCGGAGAATGCTGTCCCCTCCGGATAATGGGATGTTGTTTGAAGGGTTGTCAAGTGAACCAGTGCAGCACAGACATCGAGAGATTCAGCAGATGATAAGGAGGCTGGCCTCAAGGAGACAGGCTAGTGCAGAGGGCAGATCTCTGCGACAGATTCAAGAGGAGGACATGATCAACTTCCGCAGAGCCCTGTATCGTACTGGAGTGCGCATCCGCAGCATTCAGGATGGTGGCCGCTATCGAGACATTTCGGCAGAGTTTTTCCGACACAACCCTGCGTGCCTTCACCGTTTGGTTCCATGGCTGAAGCGAGAACTTACAGTCCTGTTTGGTGCGCATGGGTCTTTGATTAATATTGTACAGCACATTATTATGAGTAATGTGACCAGGTATGATCTGGAAAGTCAGGCCTTTGCTGATGATTTGAAGCCATTTTTGCTGAATCGGACAGAGCACTTCCTTCATGAATTCATCAGTTTTGCTCGATGTCCTTTTAACTTAGAAGCGTATGATCAGCATGCCAATTATGATTGCCCCGCACCATCGTATGAGGAGGGAAGCCATTCAGACTCATCAATTATTACAATATCTCCTGATGTGTCGTATTCTCAAGGGCCAGATAATAGTTTGTCTGTTCCTGGCCTTGGTCAGGCCCCCTGGGATGATGAAACTCCAGGGCCTTCCTATTCCATTTCAGAAGAGGTTCGTACAACCATAGCTTCTCCTCTGGAGTCATCAGAAAGTTCTGATGAGGACTCTGCTACAGGGAGTCGAAGAACCAAACTGCAGACTCAGTTACAGAATAATGCTGACTCAAATGACAGTGGCTCTTCCTCAGACAATTGTGTCATTGTTGGGTATGTAAAGCCATTGGCTGAAAGGACACCAGAAGTGGTTGAGCTGTCCTCAGACTCTGAGGAGTCTgtcagggaagagaaaagggaagatgTCAAGAAACAGCAGCCAGTCCAGTGTCACAGCTGGAGTGACAGTGAACAAAGCAGGAGCTTCTCACCAGATTCTCCAACGTATAAGGAGGATGTAGGTAGTTGTAGAAGCTGTTTATCAACTGAGAAGACAGAGTCAAAAGAGggtgagaagaaaaaatgtaagGGAAAAGATCTGCCTCCGCAGGTCTTGAACTGGAGCCCCTCTCCAGGGAGTGACACAGTATGTTCCCCTTGGAATCACAGATTGTCTATAAAGAGAAGGTCCCGAAGCCCACAGTCCTGTTCACAGAACAGTCGAGGCAGTCATGACCATCGGTCTAGAAGGGAGCACCATAGCAAAAGCCAACTTAAAAGGAGACGATCgagaagcagagagagcagcaaaCATAGGagcagaagaagcagcagaaggtcGAGGGCTCATGACAACAGAGCCTCTCTAAAAAGCAAGAGAGGCTCTCTAAGTGGTGAGAGCACTCCATCCAGAGAAGTAAGCAGATCACGATCACGTAGCAAAGGCCACAGTAAAAGGAGATCAAGAAGTAGAGACAGTGATCGCTATTATGTAAGAGATAGTTATCAAAGTAGACACCAGTGGGGTTCTGCTTTCTGCAGTCGAAAGGTGTTTGGAGATAGCTATGACTCCTccagcaggaggaggacacGGTCTAATACTCTCTACTCAAGGCAATCTGCTAGTCCAGAATATAGGATACGGTCATTTATTGAAAGGACAGATTTACATAGCCAGAGGGGACTACATGAGAGACACTATTACTGTTATGAAAGATGCAGGTCAAGGAGTCGGTCAAGCAACAGGTCAAGGACTCCTTCTGGAGgaactgagaaaatgaaaagtgaaaagcCTGGTGGAAAAAGGAAGTACAAAACTCACCACCTGGAGAATGCATTCGTGGAAAGCACAAGtctagaaagagaaaatgaCTCCAAGAAAACTTCCTCAAAATTCAGTGACTGCTGCAAAAATGAAGATAGTCTGTCAGACAATCGAGCAAGTACTGAGACAAAGcgtaaaaaaaggaaaaagaagatgaGGAGTCCAAGTGTGGAGATAGTCTACGAGGGAAAAGCAACAGACACAACAAAgcatcttaaaaagaaaaagaaaaagcataagAAGAAACACCGAAAACATCACAGAAGTAACCTGGCACATTCTTCTCCAGTGGTGATTACAATTGATAGTGATAGTAGCAAGGAACCAGACAGTATTGAATGGGACAGCAGTATTACTTGGACAGGCACAACTCAGAGAAATGAGAGGGAAAATGAGTCTCCATCTTCTTTTCTGAGAAGGACAGGATGTGAGGAGATTGAAGGAGCAGACAAAAAGCACAGTATCCCTACCACAAGGGAAGACTTAGATGGTGACGTTAGAAATGCTGATGTCATACTTCAAGAAACAGCAGCTGATCAGAGTGTTATCACAGTAGATACCAGCAGTAACACATCTCACACAGAAACTGTAACCAGCCATGTTCAGGAAGCACCAGCAGCGCCTTCCAGTCAACCATCTTCCCCCAGGATTTCCTTCCTAGAATGTCCAGAGAGACAACCGTTGATACTAAGACTGCCAAAGAGACTTGTCAACAGATCCTCTTGGTTTGATTTCCCAGAAGAAAAAATGTAG